A genomic stretch from Lathyrus oleraceus cultivar Zhongwan6 chromosome 2, CAAS_Psat_ZW6_1.0, whole genome shotgun sequence includes:
- the LOC127123419 gene encoding uncharacterized protein LOC127123419, with protein MSQHQDTSASKNTKSTPKVSVPPMGVPDDEILDVAHLSIIPAADIDLNQPISIDASASACSNQGNPSSIPSGSTPVTNSKEGTHYTDRVIRDIVTRILNEGHSVKGVSTPFAQMYPPPKVEQPSGKGDDSSSFEKDLAAEGLHSLGPTVSDKGKSVASNIANASHSEKHDDANVVIDLEDGSSDDQEESLIHHISQKRKVRDDSEPEEDVEEDVPDILTAKKTTVRKSPVKVPAVHLDNIIFHLEDGAAKWKFVIQRMVAVERELGKDVADVKEVMDLIQAAGLLKTVVGFSQCYEGLVKEFIVNIPEDISDKNNKEFCKVYVRGRNNKGAGELEVTDNQVCREITAKQVKVWPFKKHLPAGKLSIKYAILHKIGAANWVPTNHISTIANTLGRFIFAVGRKVKFDYGRYMFDQIIKHATTNAIKLPISFPSMIYGIILNQHPGILCSNDLPSRSKPTLSVHYKLFEGSHVEDIIMTSAMRRPVSKVGAIAELKETCKELGEGIRVATARKQSLEALIESLEQAEGENVDHTNISHEEEAEAHTSSERSANNDDASGNSASGAAEEAANSSSTE; from the exons GAGATTCTGGATGTTGCTCATCTCTCTATTATTCCCGCCGCGGACATTGATTTGAACCAACCCATCTCCATCGATGCCTCCGCTTCTGCATGTTCCAATCAAGGTAATCCCTCTAGTATTCCATCTGGTTCAACTCCTGTCACTAACTCTAAGGAAGGAACACACTATACTGATCGTGTTATAAGAGACATAGTTACTAGAATTCTTAATGAAGGCCACTCTGTGAAGGGGGTTTCTACTCCCTTTGCTCAAATGTATCCCCCTCCTAAGGTTGAACAACCTAGTGGTAAGGGTGATGATTCCTCCAGTTTTGAAAAGGACTTGGCTGCTGAAGGGTTGCACTCTCTAGGGCCAACCGTATCTGACAAAGGCAAATCTGTGGCCTCTAACATTGCTAATGCTTCCCACTCTGAAAAGCATGATGATGCAAATGTTGTGATTGATCTAGAGGATGGTAGCTCTGATGATCAAGAGGAAAGCTTGATTCATCACATAAGCCAA aagaggaaggtcagagatGATTCTGAGCCTGAAgaggatgttgaggaagatgtccctgacatcttGACTGCGAAGAAAACTACTGTTAGGAAGTCTCCTGTTAAAGTACCTGCTGTTCATTTGGATAACATCATCTTCCATCTTGAGGATGGAGCTGCTaagtggaaatttgtgattcaGAGAATGGTAGCTGTGGAAAGGGAATTGGGAAAGGATGTTGCTGATgtcaaggaggtcatggacctgatacAAGCTGCTGGGCTTTTGAAGACTGTTGTTGGGTTCTCTCAATGCTACGAAGGTTTAGTCAAGGAATTTATTGTTAATATTCCTGAGGATATTTCTGATAAGAACAACAAGGAGTTCTGCAAGGTGTATGTGAGGG GCAGAAATAATAAGGGTGCAGGAGAATTAGAGGTCACAGACAATCAGGTCTGTAGGGAGATTACAGCTAAGCAGGTGAAAGTTTGGCCTTttaaaaagcatcttcctgctgGGAAGTTGTCTATCAAGTATGCCATCCTGCATAAAATAGGAGCTGCTAACTGGGTCCCTACCAACCATATCTCCACCATTGCTAATACTCTTGGGAGGTTTATTTTTGCTGTTGGGAGAAAAGTGAAATTTGACTATGGTAGATATATGTTTGATCAAATCATCAAGCATGCAACTACTAATGCAATTAAGCTGCCAATTTCTTTTCCCTCTATGATCTATGGAATTATCTTGAATCAACATCCTGGTATTCTATGCTCAAATGATTTACCTAGTAGGAGCAAACCAACTTTGTCTGTGCACTACAAACTctttgaaggcagtcatgtcgagGATATTATCATGACATCTGCCATGAGGAGGCCAGTCTCAAAAGTTGGAGCAATTGCTGAGCTTAAGGAGACATGCAAAGAGCTAGGTGAAGGGATTAGGGTAGCCACAGCTAGAAAACAATCTTTAGAAGCCTTGATTGAAAGCTTGGAGCAGGCTGAGGGTGAAAATGTTGATCATACTAATATCAGCCATGAAGAAGAAgctgaagcccacacctctagtgagaggtctgctAACAATGATGATGCGAGTGGCAATTCTGCTTCTGGTGCTGCTGAAGAGGCTGCAAACTCAAGCTCTACTGAGTAG